In Alteromonas naphthalenivorans, one DNA window encodes the following:
- a CDS encoding DUF6482 family protein encodes MHKFLFTQIEGKSLSIDYLEVQSYEMNVYLVYLTVGNKSGMVYDKQDRPMRFFSTGQIREVFSHCTVQQAVMKYDSPYDEMIGNPPKSAQQMALPFSMQLPY; translated from the coding sequence ATGCACAAGTTTCTATTTACCCAAATTGAAGGTAAGTCTTTAAGCATCGATTATCTTGAAGTTCAGTCGTATGAGATGAACGTTTATTTGGTGTACCTCACCGTGGGGAACAAAAGTGGCATGGTGTACGATAAGCAAGACCGACCCATGCGTTTTTTCAGTACAGGCCAAATACGAGAAGTATTTTCTCACTGCACCGTACAGCAGGCCGTTATGAAATACGACTCCCCTTATGACGAAATGATTGGTAACCCGCCCAAAAGTGCACAACAAATGGCATTGCCATTTAGCATGCAGTTGCCTTATTAG
- a CDS encoding DUF3014 domain-containing protein, producing the protein MSESSEKRTLGPHFLIIGVIIVVILALVFWPSKEEEPVAPEPEVIQPDAEAPVEEVPDVFETKPAPPPLELEEPDEVPPMPEPVEPDPEPLDVSDPAIKSSLLDISTATDDSVNRMIVNEGLLQRFVVSVTNLANDEMAPNHQLLTPPEQTFRVYSQAGKQWIDAASYKRYTPYVNMLESFESEALLGMYDIYKGDIQDKYAEIGDSNKNFNEVVLDAIDQLLDTPEVPVPVEVYTDSVTYKYTDPRLENLNEPQKQLLRTGPDNMRRIKAKLREIKVLLEENGSN; encoded by the coding sequence ATGAGCGAATCGTCAGAAAAGCGTACGTTAGGTCCCCATTTTCTTATTATCGGGGTAATAATTGTAGTCATCTTGGCTCTCGTGTTTTGGCCTTCGAAAGAAGAAGAGCCCGTCGCCCCCGAGCCTGAAGTTATTCAGCCAGATGCGGAAGCGCCTGTTGAAGAAGTGCCCGACGTTTTTGAAACTAAGCCTGCTCCGCCACCTTTAGAGCTTGAAGAGCCAGACGAAGTCCCTCCAATGCCGGAACCTGTAGAGCCAGATCCTGAGCCGTTAGATGTGAGCGACCCAGCCATAAAATCATCACTGCTGGATATTTCTACCGCCACTGACGACAGCGTAAACCGCATGATTGTGAATGAAGGTTTATTACAACGATTTGTGGTCTCTGTTACCAACTTAGCGAATGATGAAATGGCGCCTAATCACCAGTTGCTTACGCCTCCTGAACAAACATTCCGTGTTTATTCTCAGGCTGGTAAGCAATGGATTGATGCCGCAAGCTATAAGCGCTATACACCTTATGTAAACATGCTTGAGTCGTTTGAAAGTGAAGCCTTGTTGGGCATGTACGATATTTATAAAGGCGACATTCAAGACAAATACGCAGAAATTGGCGATTCGAATAAAAACTTCAACGAAGTGGTATTAGATGCTATCGATCAGTTGCTCGATACACCTGAAGTGCCGGTACCTGTTGAAGTGTATACCGATTCAGTTACCTATAAGTACACCGATCCTCGTTTAGAGAATCTAAACGAACCGCAGAAGCAGTTGCTTCGTACAGGCCCAGACAATATGCGCCGTATTAAAGCGAAGCTGCGTGAAATTAAAGTGTTGCTTGAAGAAAATGGATCTAACTAG
- a CDS encoding DUF1285 domain-containing protein — protein MDLTRFQQQLKGTSDKARPLPPVEKWNPPFCGDINLTIALDGRWFYEGSPIGRASLVKLFASVLKKEEDSYFLVTPVEKVGITVEDVPFLVTEWRFDNDCLELTTQTGDIVTLSAAEQLSLRKPPVDLQDTDATPIPYVLVRRNLWARLHQNVYYQLLEQASEQQEGDETQFVVTSNSIPFIIGAVPTK, from the coding sequence ATGGATCTAACTAGATTTCAACAGCAATTAAAGGGCACGTCTGACAAGGCGCGCCCCCTTCCGCCGGTGGAAAAGTGGAACCCGCCTTTTTGCGGTGATATCAATTTAACCATCGCGCTAGATGGCCGTTGGTTTTACGAAGGTAGCCCCATAGGTCGAGCAAGCTTAGTGAAGCTATTTGCCTCTGTGCTTAAAAAAGAAGAAGACAGTTACTTTTTGGTTACCCCAGTTGAGAAGGTGGGGATTACCGTAGAAGACGTGCCTTTTTTGGTTACCGAGTGGCGTTTTGATAACGATTGCTTAGAGCTCACCACACAAACTGGCGATATCGTTACACTGAGCGCGGCAGAACAACTCAGCTTACGCAAGCCCCCCGTCGACTTACAAGATACTGACGCAACGCCCATCCCCTATGTTTTAGTTAGACGCAATTTGTGGGCGCGTTTGCATCAAAACGTTTATTACCAACTGCTTGAGCAGGCTAGCGAGCAGCAAGAAGGTGATGAAACGCAATTTGTGGTTACCTCGAATTCTATCCCCTTCATTATTGGCGCCGTGCCCACGAAATAG
- a CDS encoding sterol desaturase family protein, with amino-acid sequence MTVILFAIPLFVLLIAIEIFVDKRKKTGHYRANDAITSISMGVLSRIMALGHQLIPLTFYVLVFNTFAFIELSYSPWVWIAAFILYDFFYYWNHRMGHEMSILWAAHVVHHSSEDYNLTTALRQTSGAIFSWVFYLPLALIGFPPEMIITVGALNLIYQFWVHTQHIDKLGWMEKWFVTPSNHRVHHAQNRVYIDKNYGGVFIIWDRLFNTFIPELESDKPIFGIRGALKSFNPLWANAQLYSQLVKDSFYTSRWQDKLRVWFGRTGWRPDDVAERFPHEKAPLSSFKKFNPALAAPVTYYSVVQHVIVLSITVYLLLFIEALSGAHQLILVVTIVAMSIQNGFVLAGSKLALALEGPRLLIFPLMWLGSGIVFPAAIFSGACLISMIMLVRAVRSSVTLSNMSNSVSSEDTDTPVSISS; translated from the coding sequence ATGACTGTCATTCTTTTTGCTATTCCTTTATTTGTTCTTCTTATCGCCATTGAAATATTTGTCGATAAGCGGAAAAAAACAGGTCACTATCGTGCAAACGATGCGATTACCAGTATAAGCATGGGCGTGTTATCGAGAATCATGGCCCTTGGGCATCAACTTATACCGCTCACTTTCTATGTATTGGTGTTTAATACTTTTGCGTTTATCGAACTGAGTTATTCACCTTGGGTATGGATAGCTGCATTCATATTGTACGACTTCTTTTATTATTGGAATCACCGTATGGGCCATGAAATGAGTATTTTATGGGCTGCCCATGTGGTGCATCATTCCAGTGAAGACTACAACCTAACTACCGCACTTAGACAAACAAGTGGTGCTATTTTCAGCTGGGTTTTCTACCTACCTTTAGCGCTAATAGGTTTTCCTCCAGAAATGATAATTACCGTTGGCGCACTTAACTTGATATATCAATTCTGGGTTCATACTCAGCATATTGATAAACTAGGCTGGATGGAGAAATGGTTTGTTACCCCCTCGAACCATCGTGTACATCACGCCCAAAACCGAGTTTATATCGATAAGAATTATGGTGGTGTGTTCATCATATGGGATCGTTTATTCAATACCTTTATTCCAGAATTAGAAAGCGACAAACCAATATTCGGTATTCGTGGTGCATTGAAAAGTTTTAATCCTTTGTGGGCGAATGCACAGCTTTATAGTCAATTAGTCAAAGACAGTTTTTATACCTCACGTTGGCAAGATAAACTGCGTGTGTGGTTTGGTCGCACGGGGTGGCGCCCCGATGATGTGGCCGAACGCTTTCCCCATGAAAAAGCGCCGCTGTCCTCGTTCAAAAAATTTAACCCTGCATTGGCTGCCCCTGTTACTTATTACAGTGTTGTGCAGCACGTTATCGTGTTGTCTATCACCGTATACTTATTGCTTTTTATTGAAGCCTTAAGTGGTGCTCACCAATTAATATTGGTGGTGACAATAGTGGCGATGAGTATCCAAAATGGGTTTGTTTTGGCCGGTTCAAAACTGGCATTGGCGCTAGAAGGGCCTCGATTACTGATATTTCCACTGATGTGGTTAGGAAGTGGGATTGTTTTTCCTGCAGCCATATTTAGTGGCGCGTGTTTGATCAGTATGATCATGCTCGTTAGAGCGGTGCGCTCTAGCGTAACACTCAGTAATATGTCTAATAGCGTGTCTTCAGAGGATACCGATACCCCAGTATCAATATCATCGTAA